Proteins encoded in a region of the Melioribacteraceae bacterium genome:
- a CDS encoding CCA tRNA nucleotidyltransferase: MIDFKEHINQFAFLKEASQLAVERGEDVYLIGGYVRDLILGRTRSEMDFLIVGNGPEFAAALAERLSIKEIVIYRNFGTAHFNYSGFSLEFVGARKESYNRNSRNPVVTPGTLEDDINRRDFTINTLAISLNNRDYSELLDKLGGLDDIQNQLIRTPLDPEVTFNDDPLRIMRAFRFASQLGFLIEQKTFDAASKLAERLSIVSQERITDEFLKILASPNPSIGLIHLFKSGVMKIIFPEIDAMGGIEQRNEHHHKDVFYHTCMVVDNVSKASDNLWLRFAALVHDIAKPPTKKFIEGTGWTFHGHEELGARMMKRIFERMKLPNNKLSYIEKLIRLHLRPIALVDEEVTDSAIRRLIVAADEDLDDLITLCRADITSKNPNKVNKYLENYDLVMQKVHDVKEKDRLRAFQSPVRGDEIMRICNIPPSKLVGEIKFSIEEAILDGRIGNNYEEAFNYLLQIKESFLNR, encoded by the coding sequence ATGATCGACTTTAAAGAACATATTAATCAATTCGCATTTCTTAAAGAAGCTTCGCAGCTTGCTGTTGAAAGAGGAGAAGATGTTTATCTTATCGGCGGATACGTTCGCGATCTTATCCTTGGCAGGACTCGCAGCGAGATGGATTTTTTAATTGTCGGGAACGGACCGGAATTTGCTGCTGCTTTAGCCGAACGTCTTTCAATAAAGGAGATAGTTATATACAGAAATTTCGGGACTGCACATTTTAATTATTCAGGTTTCTCATTGGAATTTGTAGGTGCCAGAAAAGAATCTTATAACCGCAACAGCAGAAATCCGGTTGTTACCCCGGGTACTTTAGAGGACGATATTAACCGCAGGGATTTTACGATTAACACGTTAGCTATTTCTCTCAATAACCGGGATTACTCTGAATTACTGGACAAGCTTGGAGGATTAGATGATATCCAGAATCAACTGATTCGTACACCTCTCGATCCGGAAGTTACATTTAACGATGATCCGTTGCGTATAATGAGAGCATTCCGGTTTGCTTCACAACTCGGTTTCTTAATTGAACAAAAAACTTTTGATGCAGCCTCAAAACTGGCTGAACGGTTGTCAATTGTATCGCAGGAGAGAATTACGGATGAGTTTTTGAAAATTCTTGCTTCACCAAATCCATCGATCGGTTTGATCCATCTTTTTAAAAGCGGTGTGATGAAAATAATATTTCCTGAAATTGATGCGATGGGTGGAATTGAACAGAGGAATGAACATCACCATAAAGATGTGTTCTATCATACCTGTATGGTTGTAGATAACGTTTCAAAAGCAAGCGATAACCTATGGTTAAGATTTGCAGCTTTAGTTCATGATATTGCAAAACCTCCAACCAAAAAATTTATTGAGGGAACAGGATGGACATTCCACGGCCATGAAGAGCTTGGCGCAAGAATGATGAAAAGAATCTTCGAAAGGATGAAACTTCCAAACAATAAACTCAGTTATATAGAAAAGCTGATCCGATTGCATTTAAGGCCAATTGCACTTGTTGACGAGGAAGTTACAGATTCCGCTATAAGGCGACTTATTGTTGCTGCTGATGAAGACCTGGATGATTTAATAACACTATGCAGGGCAGATATCACAAGCAAGAATCCCAATAAGGTTAACAAATATCTTGAAAACTATGACCTTGTGATGCAGAAAGTACATGATGTTAAAGAAAAAGACAGGTTAAGAGCTTTCCAGTCACCTGTTCGAGGAGATGAAATTATGAGAATTTGTAATATTCCTCCTTCTAAATTAGTGGGTGAGATTAAGTTTTCCATCGAAGAAGCCATACTAGATGGAAGAATTGGGAATAATTATGAAGAAGCATTCAATTATCTGCTTCAAATAAAGGAGTCTTTCCTGAACCGTTAG